Proteins encoded within one genomic window of Fragaria vesca subsp. vesca linkage group LG1, FraVesHawaii_1.0, whole genome shotgun sequence:
- the LOC101312493 gene encoding glucan endo-1,3-beta-glucosidase, basic isoform-like: protein MDCRSTFHVATVLSSMVGWLFDPIDPLLDALKGSRIGVTLGIPNVELEHLATGQDVVDIWFNDNVAHYINGGNINYIAIGNEPDLPCSVGFDKILPVMQLLCNIVSDKGIKVTTIVLTTVLGPSYPHSSTKFTSKARTVMSNILEFLASTDSPLMINVYPYIPYKSNPSTVCLDYVMFTAIDTVVQEGAYSYRNLFDAIVDSFFTTMAKVCAGNVKIVVFETGWPSNGNGNVTTPQLAATYNKNFMNHILKKEGTPRRPGEKIEEFIFVMFNENQKQGGEKKKHFGLFYPNM from the exons ATGGACTGCCGATCTACCTTCCATGTTGCGACAGTTTTGTCGTCGATGGTGGGATG GCTCTTCGATCCTATCGACCCGCTGCTCGACGCCTTGAAAGGAAGCAGAATTGGTGTCACGCTAGGCATTCCAAACGTCGAGTTGGAGCATCTAGCAACAGGCCAAGATGTTGTGGACATATGGTTCAACGACAATGTAGCTCATTATATCAATGGAGGTAACATAAACTACATCGCCATTGGTAACGAGCCTGACTTGCCCTGCTCAGTAGGCTTCGATAAAATTTTGCCGGTAATGCAGCTGTTATGTAACATTGTTAGTGACAAAGGGATTAAGGTGACTACAATTGTATTGACCACTGTCCTAGGACCTTCATACCCTCATTCGAGTACTAAGTTCACATCTAAGGCTCGTACTGTAATGTCCAACATTCTTGAGTTTTTAGCATCAACCGATTCCCCCCTTATGATTAATGTGTATCCTTACATTCCATACAAGTCAAACCCTAGCACTGTTTGCTTAGACTATGTTATGTTCACTGCAATAGACACGGTGGTTCAAGAAGGAGCATACAGCTACCGCAACCTGTTTGATGCCATAGTTGATTCATTCTTCACAACGATGGCGAAAGTATGTGCCGGAAACGTCAAAATTGTGGTGTTTGAAACTGGTTGGCCGTCCAATGGTAACGGAAATGTCACCACTCCACAACTCGCAGCTACATATAACAAGAATTTCATGAACCATATCCTTAAGAAGGAAGGGACACCGAGAAGACCTGGTGAAAAGATAGAAGAGTTTATTTTTGTCATGTTCAATGAGAACCAGAAACAAGGTGGGGAGAAAAAAAAACACTTTGGTCTTTTTTATCCTAACATGTAA
- the LOC101313069 gene encoding pentatricopeptide repeat-containing protein At2g13600-like, translating to MTLTQTLSKLLGLNLSSGSSPTPQNLTKIISFCAALPSLDSGSALHAIVTKLGFCSNVYIRSALVDMYGKCSKLCNAQKVFDETPHRNVVTWNSLISGYLQAGSPLRAAQPPTTFSFSGVLVCCAQLEAEELGAQVHGLSLKMGHCDDVLVGTGLIDMYSKCGKVGESRHVFDQMRDRNVVTWTSMVTGCAQSGLSDEAMSLVREMLRLGLKPNYVTYNSLLSSYPSWDCCRQTHCRIVKEGFDSNVYIAVTLLSIYSECNSSLEDFRALCSCVAVWDQISWNAVIAGFCNIGSSEEALECFSEMRQAGVPADFFTFTSILRAAGTVSALVEGKKIHALIFKSGHASNLCVQNGLVSMYGRCGAIHDAKWAFTLMKEHDVISWNSLLSGYAHHGFGKETVELFEQMRRTEVKPDNTTFLIVLTACSHAGLLDKGLEYFNLMSNDDFLTPPKMEHYATVVDLFGRAGNLHEAEAFVGSMPIEPGASVYRALLSASQVHGNKELAFRSATTLQQLCPNDHGTYILLSNVLLTRGSWDDAAGVRKFMYDRGIRKTPGYSWI from the exons ATGACACTGACCCAGACGCTATCGAAGCTACTTGGTCTGAACCTCTCCTCTGGGTCATCACCAACCCCTCAAAACCTCACCAAGATCATATCTTTCTGCGCAGCATTGCCTTCTTTGGATTCGGGTAGTGCCCTTCACGCCATTGTTACCAAACTGGGTTTCTGCTCCAATGTCTATATACGCAGCGCACTCGTCGACATGTACGGCAAATGCAGCAAGTTGTGTAATGCTCAGAAGGTGTTCGACGAAACGCCTCACAGAAATGTAGTGACTTGGAACTCTCTGATTTCTGGGTACTTGCAAGCCGGCTCACCACTGAGAGCAGCTC AGCCGCCGACGACGTTTAGTTTTTCGGGGGTGTTGGTGTGTTGCGCACAGTTGGAAGCTGAGGAGCTTGGAGCTCAGGTTCATGGGTTGAGCTTGAAAATGGGGCATTGTGATGATGTTTTGGTGGGGACAGGGTTGATAGATATGTATTCCAAGTGTGGTAAGGTTGGTGAGTCGCGGCATGTGTTTGATCAAATGCGGGACAGGAATGTTGTGACTTGGACTTCCATGGTTACTGGGTGTGCGCAGAGTGGACTGTCTGATGAAGCAATGAGTTTGGTGAGAGAAATGCTGAGGTTGGGTCTAAAGCCTAATTATGTTACTTATAATAGCTTGTTGAGTTCATATCCTAGTTGGGATTGTTGCAGGCAAACGCATTGCCGGATAGTGAAAGAAGGGTTTGATTCTAATGTGTATATTGCGGTTACCCTTTTGAGTATATATTCGGAGTGTAATAGTAGCTTGGAGGACTTCCGTGCGCTTTGCTCATGTGTTGCAGTGTGGGATCAAATTTCATGGAATGCAGTGATTGCAGGTTTTTGTAATATCGGGAGCAGTGAGGAAGCTCTGGAGTGTTTCTCTGAAATGAGGCAGGCCGGTGTTCCTGCGGATTTTTTCACATTTACAAGTATCTTAAGAGCAGCAGGAACTGTTTCAGCACTTGTGGAGGGAAAGAAAATCCATGCTCTCATCTTCAAGAGTGGACATGCTTCAAATTTATGTGTTCAGAATGGGCTTGTTTCAATGTATGGAAGATGCGGTGCCATCCATGACGCGAAATGGGCATTTACTTTGATGAAAGAACATGATGTGATCTCCTGGAATTCATTATTATCAGGTTATGCACATCATGGATTTGGGAAGGAGACTGTTGAACTGTTTGAACAAATGAGAAGAACAGAGGTCAAACCAGATAATACGACCTTCCTGATTGTACTAACGGCCTGTAGCCATGCTGGTTTGTTGGACAAAGGGCTTGAGTATTTCAATCTTATGAGCAATGACGATTTCCTTACACCGCCCAAGATGGAGCACTACGCTACCGTTGTTGATCTTTTTGGTCGGGCTGGAAACCTTCATGAAGCGGAAGCCTTTGTCGGTAGCATGCCAATAGAGCCAGGTGCCTCAGTATACAGAGCTCTACTTAGTGCTTCCCAAGTTCATGGAAACAAGGAACTTGCTTTTCGTTCTGCAACAACGCTTCAACAACTGTGCCCAAATGATCATGGTACTTACATACTGCTATCAAATGTGTTGTTGACAAGAGGCTCCTGGGATGATGCAGCAGGAGTACGGAAGTTTATGTATGACAGAGGAATAAGAAAAACTCCTGGTTATAGTTGGATTTGA
- the LOC101296517 gene encoding uncharacterized protein LOC101296517: MAEETESTSIPLSQAENGCPDPEDPAKSPPPSPNSSTRKACCFVLQSWVSKKFMTGIVVLFPVAVTFFVTWWFIQFVDGFFSPLYEQLGIEIFGLGFVTSLLFVFFVGVFVSSWMGATVFSLGEWIIKKMPFVKHIYSASKQISAAISPDQNTTAFKEVAIIRHPRVGEYAFGFITSTVTLQRDNEDEELCSVFVPTNHLYIGDIFLVNSKDIIRPNLSIREGIEIIVSGGMTMPQIISPQERVTQQNDKIPLNRIK; this comes from the exons ATGGCGGAGGAAACGGAGTCGACGTCGATTCCACTGAGTCAAGCTGAGAACGGCTGTCCCGATCCCGAAGACCCAGCCAAGTCACCCCCACCCTCTCCCAACTCCTCCACCCGTAAG GCTTGTTGTTTTGTTCTCCAGAGTTGGGTGTCTAAGAAGTTTATGACCGGAAT TGTGGTTCTTTTTCCTGTTGCTGTTACGTTCTTTGTTACATGGTGGTTCATCCAGTTTGTTGATGGGTTCTTCAGTCCGCTCTACGAGCAGCTTGGCATTGAGATCTTCG GACTTGGATTTGTCACATCCTTACTTTTTGTATTCTTTGTTGGTGTCTTTGTTTCGTCATGGATGGGTGCCACTGTTTTCTCTCTTGGAGAATGGATTATAAAGAAAATGCCTTTTGTTAAGCATATCTACTCCGCCTCCAAACAAATTAGTGCAGCAATTTCTCCAG ACCAAAATACAACAGCTTTTAAGGAGGTAGCAATTATCCGTCATCCACGTGTTGGCGAATATGCTTTTGGGTTTATCACATCAACCGTTACCCTTCAG AGAGATAACGAAGATGAAGAGTTGTGTAGTGTTTTTGTCCCAACGAATCATCTATATATAGGTGATATATTTCTTGTTAACTCCAAGGATATCATAAGACCAAATCTGTCTATCCGAGAAGGCATAG AGATCATTGTTTCCGGGGGTATGACGATGCCCCAAATCATTTCTCCTCAAGAAAGGGTTACCCAACAGAATGATAAAATTCCTTTAAACAGAATAAAGTGA